One Methylosarcina fibrata AML-C10 DNA segment encodes these proteins:
- the fae gene encoding formaldehyde-activating enzyme, translating to MAKINKLCVGESLVGEGNEVAHIDLMIGPRGSAAESAFAICLTNNKDGFSSLLAVVAPNLMVKPATVMFNKVTIKGAKQAVQMFGPAQRGVAMAVADCVEDGTIPADEADDLFVSVGVFIHWAAEDDAKIQKYNYEATKEAIKRAVAGTPTAAEVVKGKATAKHPFAPN from the coding sequence ATGGCAAAAATCAATAAATTGTGCGTTGGCGAGTCTTTGGTGGGTGAAGGCAACGAAGTTGCTCACATCGACCTGATGATCGGGCCTAGAGGTTCTGCTGCTGAAAGCGCATTTGCGATTTGCTTAACAAACAACAAAGACGGTTTTTCCAGTTTGTTGGCTGTAGTTGCTCCTAACCTGATGGTTAAGCCTGCAACAGTAATGTTCAATAAAGTAACCATTAAAGGCGCGAAACAAGCAGTTCAAATGTTCGGCCCTGCTCAACGCGGTGTTGCCATGGCTGTTGCCGATTGCGTAGAAGACGGCACCATTCCTGCCGATGAAGCCGATGATTTGTTCGTCAGCGTCGGTGTTTTCATCCACTGGGCGGCTGAAGACGATGCCAAGATCCAGAAATACAACTACGAAGCGACCAAAGAAGCGATCAAACGCGCCGTTGCCGGCACTCCGACCGCTGCTGAAGTCGTAAAAGGCAAAGCCACCGCAAAACATCCGTTTGCTCCTAACTGA
- a CDS encoding ATP-grasp domain-containing protein, which yields MSLSTDRRTKRPAGESDTSLFSAPEAVFPEYLLIVAGSGRSLAEASARAGMKPLVVDLFGDADMRNSAIDSITVPALDAAHLMASVEYFVRHYPVRHLVYGSGIEPHPESLGDLDGRIRILGNSPETFIRLQNKVEFFSVLSELNIPFPEVVFTAPPEKDGRWLVKPRQGQGGFGIRRYGPDCPAPSSVYWQRFEPGTSHSVLFLANGQEARIVGFNTQWTVALPPDQEFVFAGIVNDCPLSGGQRSAIMGWLSRCVPVFGLKGINSLDFVKSGDRLLVLEINARPSASMQLYDGMLSGHVLAAQGRFPDKLPERSGVRGMQIVYAESDWVVPAGFEWPEGCVDRPAEGGLCRKGQPVCSIIAHQNDSQQVVDLLKLRQQIVNNMIKVQSHGIQSKR from the coding sequence ATGTCCTTATCGACTGACCGGCGGACAAAACGGCCGGCAGGCGAGAGCGATACGTCTTTATTCTCTGCGCCGGAGGCCGTTTTTCCCGAATACCTGTTGATCGTGGCCGGCTCCGGCCGCTCGTTGGCCGAAGCGTCGGCCAGGGCCGGCATGAAACCTTTGGTCGTCGATCTGTTCGGCGATGCCGATATGCGAAATTCCGCCATCGATTCCATCACGGTTCCGGCACTGGATGCTGCGCATCTGATGGCGTCGGTGGAATACTTTGTGCGGCATTATCCCGTCCGGCATCTGGTGTACGGAAGCGGCATCGAGCCGCATCCGGAGAGTCTCGGCGATTTAGACGGCCGGATACGCATCCTGGGCAATTCGCCGGAAACCTTCATCCGGTTGCAAAACAAGGTTGAATTTTTCTCGGTTCTGAGCGAGCTGAACATCCCTTTTCCGGAAGTGGTTTTTACGGCTCCTCCGGAAAAGGACGGACGCTGGCTGGTCAAGCCGAGGCAAGGTCAGGGCGGCTTCGGCATCCGGCGGTACGGGCCCGACTGCCCGGCTCCGTCGTCCGTCTATTGGCAGAGGTTTGAGCCGGGTACGTCGCATTCGGTGCTGTTTCTGGCGAACGGGCAAGAGGCGAGAATAGTCGGTTTTAATACCCAGTGGACGGTGGCTTTGCCGCCGGATCAGGAATTTGTTTTTGCCGGAATCGTCAACGACTGCCCGCTGAGCGGTGGACAACGGTCGGCAATTATGGGCTGGCTCTCGCGGTGCGTTCCGGTGTTTGGATTGAAAGGAATCAATTCTCTGGATTTCGTCAAGAGCGGAGACCGGCTCCTGGTTCTGGAAATCAACGCCAGGCCTTCGGCCAGCATGCAGCTTTATGACGGCATGCTGAGCGGCCACGTCCTGGCCGCTCAGGGCCGGTTTCCCGACAAACTACCGGAGCGGAGCGGCGTCAGGGGAATGCAGATCGTCTATGCCGAGTCGGACTGGGTGGTTCCGGCCGGGTTCGAGTGGCCGGAAGGCTGCGTCGACCGGCCTGCCGAGGGAGGCCTTTGTCGCAAAGGACAACCCGTTTGCAGTATCATTGCCCACCAAAACGATTCGCAGCAGGTTGTGGACCTGCTGAAACTCCGGCAACAGATCGTCAATAATATGATAAAGGTTCAATCTCATGGAATACAAAGCAAGCGTTAA
- a CDS encoding ATP-grasp domain-containing protein — protein sequence MSRIAIITDDPGWHGQQLRLAFADRGFDGEFISLTECRFAVAPGRLPVILPGFEHALPDAVFVRGVPGGTLEEVVLYLDILHALKLMNVPVYNDGRAIERSVDKGMTSFLLHRAGLPTPPTWILRNTEEALAIAETELKNGHHLISKPLFGSQGEGIRRLEKTTDLIWLTAGGGVYYLQRFVHCSGDGFSDHRVFVINGQSVAAMRRRGKSWLNNVAQGASCEWIDADSEMARLAVEATRTLGMDYSGVDIMLDKEGCYTIIEVNSIPAWKGLQSVCDVNIADLLADDLIGRCLKTQRPRLAAETA from the coding sequence GTGAGCCGTATCGCCATCATCACCGACGACCCCGGCTGGCACGGCCAGCAGTTGCGCCTTGCCTTCGCCGACCGGGGTTTTGACGGCGAGTTCATCTCGCTGACGGAATGCCGTTTCGCCGTCGCGCCGGGCCGGCTGCCCGTGATTCTGCCGGGATTCGAGCACGCGCTTCCCGATGCCGTATTCGTCCGAGGCGTGCCCGGCGGCACCCTGGAGGAAGTGGTGCTGTATCTGGACATTCTCCATGCGTTAAAGCTGATGAACGTCCCCGTCTATAACGATGGCCGCGCCATCGAGCGGAGTGTCGACAAAGGCATGACCAGTTTTTTGCTGCATCGGGCAGGACTGCCGACGCCGCCGACCTGGATTTTGCGCAACACCGAAGAAGCCCTGGCGATTGCCGAAACCGAGCTGAAAAACGGCCATCATTTGATCAGCAAGCCTTTGTTCGGGTCTCAGGGAGAGGGTATCCGGCGACTGGAAAAGACGACCGATTTGATCTGGCTGACCGCCGGCGGCGGAGTCTATTATCTGCAACGCTTCGTCCATTGTTCGGGCGACGGATTTTCCGATCACCGCGTTTTCGTCATCAACGGGCAGTCCGTCGCGGCAATGCGCCGGCGCGGAAAGTCCTGGTTGAATAACGTCGCCCAGGGAGCGAGCTGCGAATGGATCGATGCCGATTCGGAAATGGCCCGACTGGCCGTGGAGGCGACCAGGACTCTCGGCATGGATTATTCGGGGGTCGACATCATGCTCGATAAGGAAGGATGCTACACGATCATCGAAGTCAACAGCATTCCGGCGTGGAAAGGGCTGCAAAGCGTGTGCGACGTCAACATTGCCGACTTGCTCGCCGACGACTTGATCGGCCGCTGCCTCAAGACGCAACGCCCGCGTCTTGCGGCCGAAACGGCATGA
- a CDS encoding cell division protein ZipA C-terminal FtsZ-binding domain-containing protein: protein MDKELLRIVIIATGLLVIVGMLLWTFLKGRRSRRDTYFYGDDVIGKIDESLIIKTDHDDFDIIPLGPAGQTADEREIPDRYARHEEPAEWEIDEPETEIEEDEPPPRFIAPQIIQFSVIAKAEEGFNGLDLVNAFQLAGLEYGNLKIFERLDGNRLVDFGVASMVPPGTFPEQDLDSFYCPGIVFFMQPAELEDAASVFEDYLDTIELVAAELDGRILDHQRQPLTDDTVRLIRQSL, encoded by the coding sequence ATGGATAAAGAATTGTTAAGAATTGTTATCATTGCAACCGGCCTGCTGGTCATCGTCGGCATGTTGCTGTGGACCTTCCTGAAAGGCCGGCGTTCTCGTCGCGATACGTATTTTTACGGAGACGACGTCATCGGAAAAATCGACGAGTCCCTGATCATCAAAACCGATCACGACGATTTCGACATCATTCCGCTGGGGCCGGCGGGGCAAACGGCGGACGAGCGGGAGATCCCCGACCGCTATGCCCGGCACGAAGAGCCGGCCGAATGGGAGATCGATGAACCGGAAACGGAGATCGAAGAAGACGAGCCGCCGCCGCGCTTCATTGCCCCGCAAATCATTCAGTTCAGCGTGATCGCCAAGGCGGAAGAAGGATTCAACGGCCTTGACCTGGTCAATGCTTTTCAATTGGCCGGACTCGAATACGGCAACCTGAAAATTTTCGAACGCCTCGACGGCAACCGCCTGGTCGATTTCGGCGTCGCCAGCATGGTGCCTCCCGGCACGTTTCCCGAACAGGATCTGGACTCGTTTTACTGTCCCGGCATCGTTTTCTTCATGCAGCCGGCCGAACTGGAAGATGCCGCCTCGGTATTCGAAGACTATCTGGACACGATCGAACTGGTCGCAGCGGAGCTGGACGGAAGAATTCTGGATCATCAGCGCCAGCCTCTGACCGACGACACGGTGCGGTTGATCCGGCAAAGTTTGTAA
- a CDS encoding beta-ribofuranosylaminobenzene 5'-phosphate synthase family protein, with the protein MDLSGSLGRHFGSIGVALNEHAIRLSVAQASRRTVTGPSARRAEHCLDMLCRALNVPDRLKITIDSAIPEHVGLGSGTQMSLAIGSALNACYGLGLSVRDIASVLDRGLRSGIGIGVFERGGLVVDGGRGEHTVTPPLLVRMAVPSDWRFILAFDKRGQGLHGVQEVQAFDRLPPFPQEEAARLCYLLLMQALPAVAENDIVRFGEVIIRLQRSVGEHFAPAQGGVFTSPEVAEAMHWLAERGAVAIGQTSWGPTGFCALDGPDFAETLTREARVKFAHYNTLSFLTASARNTGGDVLID; encoded by the coding sequence ATGGACTTAAGCGGATCGTTAGGCCGTCATTTCGGCAGTATCGGCGTTGCTCTCAATGAACACGCCATCCGCTTGTCAGTGGCTCAGGCTTCGCGGCGTACGGTCACCGGTCCTTCGGCTCGACGAGCCGAACACTGCCTGGACATGCTGTGCCGGGCATTGAACGTTCCGGACCGGTTAAAGATCACCATCGACTCGGCCATTCCGGAACACGTCGGTTTGGGTTCGGGCACGCAAATGTCGCTGGCGATCGGTTCCGCGCTGAACGCCTGCTACGGTTTGGGGCTGAGCGTGCGCGACATCGCCTCGGTTCTGGACAGAGGTCTGCGTTCCGGCATCGGCATCGGCGTATTCGAACGGGGCGGACTGGTGGTCGACGGTGGCCGCGGGGAACATACGGTAACGCCACCGCTCCTGGTGCGAATGGCCGTGCCGTCCGATTGGCGTTTCATTCTGGCGTTCGACAAGCGCGGTCAGGGGCTGCACGGCGTGCAGGAAGTGCAGGCATTCGACCGGCTGCCTCCGTTTCCGCAAGAGGAAGCCGCGCGGCTGTGCTATTTGCTATTAATGCAGGCTCTGCCCGCGGTCGCCGAAAACGACATCGTCCGATTCGGAGAAGTGATTATCCGCTTGCAGCGGTCGGTGGGGGAACATTTCGCTCCGGCTCAAGGCGGCGTGTTCACCAGTCCCGAAGTGGCCGAGGCGATGCACTGGCTCGCAGAGCGGGGGGCGGTGGCGATAGGCCAGACCTCGTGGGGACCGACCGGCTTCTGCGCGCTGGACGGACCGGACTTCGCCGAAACGCTGACCCGCGAGGCCAGGGTGAAATTCGCCCATTACAATACGCTCAGCTTTTTAACGGCCAGCGCCAGAAATACGGGCGGCGATGTCCTTATCGACTGA
- a CDS encoding triphosphoribosyl-dephospho-CoA synthase — protein sequence MIALEVLQKLYLTACEVELQAFKPGNVSVYADGHDMTVADFRASAEVSAGPLCRPDYSLGEKIYYSIKATREAVGCNTNLGIVLLCAPLIQAASMLASGETLRQALTRVLIQTTVADADWAYRAITLAAPGGLGSSCAEDVREKASVTLLESMKIAAERDRIAFQYSTNYQDIFDFSIGLYYNVMRKRIGRNWAAVSVYAGLLSRFPDSHIERKYGDRFSGMVAAKMASLSDALDRADDPEQLLPLLYRMDQDFKCRGINPGTTADLTVATVLTALLEDALGHGRSASQYDCR from the coding sequence ATGATAGCCCTGGAAGTTCTGCAAAAACTGTATCTGACCGCCTGCGAAGTCGAATTGCAGGCTTTCAAGCCCGGCAACGTCAGCGTCTATGCCGACGGCCACGACATGACGGTGGCCGATTTCAGGGCAAGCGCCGAGGTCAGCGCCGGTCCTCTTTGCCGGCCCGACTATTCCCTGGGAGAGAAGATCTATTATTCGATCAAAGCGACGCGCGAAGCGGTGGGATGCAATACCAATCTGGGCATTGTCTTACTCTGCGCTCCCCTGATTCAGGCGGCGTCCATGCTGGCTTCCGGAGAGACGCTCAGGCAGGCTCTGACCCGGGTGTTAATCCAGACCACGGTGGCCGATGCCGATTGGGCCTACCGGGCCATTACGCTGGCGGCGCCCGGCGGTTTGGGCAGTTCTTGCGCCGAAGACGTCAGGGAAAAAGCGTCCGTTACCTTGCTGGAATCCATGAAAATCGCGGCCGAACGCGACCGCATAGCTTTTCAATATAGCACAAATTATCAAGATATATTCGATTTTTCGATCGGTTTGTATTACAATGTTATGCGTAAAAGGATTGGCCGGAATTGGGCAGCCGTATCGGTTTATGCAGGATTGCTCAGCCGGTTTCCCGACAGTCACATCGAAAGAAAATACGGTGACCGATTTTCCGGGATGGTAGCCGCCAAAATGGCTTCGCTTAGTGATGCGCTCGACAGAGCAGACGATCCTGAGCAACTTCTGCCGTTGCTTTACCGGATGGATCAGGACTTCAAGTGCCGAGGAATCAATCCTGGCACGACGGCCGATCTGACCGTAGCAACGGTGTTAACAGCATTGTTGGAGGATGCCCTCGGGCATGGCCGCAGTGCTTCGCAATACGATTGCCGGTAG
- a CDS encoding HisA/HisF-related TIM barrel protein, with product MKIIPVIDLKDGRVVHARQGLRDQYRPIDTPLCRSPEIDRVIQAFTELYDFDTFYIADLNALCSQGNHDTLLSRITARFPGKEFWIDRGYRPPSSLLDFPENNVPVLGSESFDAGTVHFLKKYRERFLLSLDYSVSGTLGASSLFTDSNAWPDSVIIMTLARVGSAQGPDLPKLTDYCRNHPDKNFIAAGGIRNQQDLIDLKRLGIRSALVASALHSGALSGEEIAELAED from the coding sequence ATGAAAATTATCCCGGTGATCGACTTGAAAGACGGCAGGGTCGTGCATGCCCGTCAGGGCCTGAGAGATCAGTACCGGCCGATCGATACCCCGTTGTGCCGGTCCCCGGAAATCGATCGAGTCATTCAGGCTTTTACGGAGCTGTACGACTTCGATACTTTTTATATAGCCGATTTGAATGCGCTCTGTTCGCAAGGCAATCACGATACGCTGCTCAGCCGGATCACGGCCCGGTTTCCCGGCAAGGAATTCTGGATAGACCGGGGCTATCGGCCGCCGTCTTCGCTGCTGGACTTTCCTGAAAACAACGTGCCGGTATTGGGCAGCGAATCGTTCGACGCCGGAACGGTTCATTTCCTGAAAAAATACCGGGAACGCTTTCTGTTATCGCTGGATTATTCGGTCTCGGGGACGCTCGGAGCCTCATCCTTGTTTACCGATTCGAACGCTTGGCCGGACTCCGTCATCATCATGACGCTGGCGCGGGTCGGCAGCGCTCAGGGGCCGGATCTCCCGAAATTAACGGACTATTGCCGGAACCATCCCGACAAAAACTTTATCGCGGCGGGCGGCATACGCAACCAACAGGATCTGATCGATTTGAAACGATTGGGCATACGAAGCGCTCTGGTGGCCAGCGCTTTGCATTCGGGCGCGCTTTCGGGCGAAGAAATTGCCGAACTGGCGGAAGATTGA
- the mch gene encoding methenyltetrahydromethanopterin cyclohydrolase translates to MEYKASVNKLTQPLVAHLKTHADKLRVAVQTLENGCTVIDAGINVPGGLEAGRLIAEICLGGMGTVTLGHSPYTANWPLTVNVHTGNPVLGCLGSQYAGWSLSHEKYYALGSGPARAMATKLKDGQLEPVEELYKELNYRDEADATVLVIENDAVPPLPIVEKVASACQVDPSRLTVIVTPTSSLAGGLQVVARVLEVAMHKAHALHFPLEHIIDGSGSAPVCPPHPNFVKAMGRTNDAILFAGQVHLFVKGSDSAAEQLANELPSSTSKDYGKPFAEIFKQYNYDFFKIDAMLFSPASVIVTAVESGKSFRAGKLDNALLDLSFGA, encoded by the coding sequence ATGGAATACAAAGCAAGCGTTAACAAATTGACTCAACCTCTGGTGGCTCATCTCAAGACTCATGCCGATAAGCTTAGAGTGGCCGTACAGACGCTGGAAAACGGCTGCACCGTGATCGATGCCGGCATTAACGTCCCCGGCGGCCTGGAAGCGGGCCGGCTGATCGCCGAAATCTGTCTCGGCGGCATGGGCACGGTGACTCTCGGCCACAGTCCCTATACAGCGAACTGGCCGCTGACGGTCAACGTGCATACCGGCAATCCCGTACTCGGCTGTCTCGGCAGCCAGTACGCGGGCTGGAGCCTTTCCCATGAAAAATATTACGCCCTGGGCTCGGGTCCGGCCCGGGCCATGGCGACCAAGCTCAAGGACGGCCAACTGGAACCGGTGGAAGAGCTCTATAAGGAATTAAATTACCGCGACGAAGCCGATGCCACCGTGCTGGTGATCGAGAACGACGCCGTTCCTCCTTTGCCGATCGTCGAAAAAGTGGCGTCGGCCTGCCAGGTCGATCCGTCCAGGCTTACCGTCATCGTCACGCCGACCAGCAGCCTGGCGGGCGGCCTTCAGGTGGTGGCGCGCGTGCTGGAAGTGGCGATGCACAAGGCGCACGCCCTGCATTTTCCGCTGGAACACATTATCGACGGCAGCGGCAGCGCCCCGGTCTGTCCTCCTCATCCCAACTTCGTCAAGGCCATGGGACGCACCAACGACGCCATTCTGTTCGCAGGACAGGTGCATCTTTTCGTCAAAGGCAGCGACAGCGCCGCCGAACAATTGGCCAACGAACTGCCCAGTTCGACGTCGAAAGATTACGGCAAACCGTTTGCCGAAATTTTCAAACAGTACAATTACGACTTTTTCAAGATCGACGCGATGCTGTTCAGCCCGGCCAGCGTCATTGTCACGGCGGTCGAATCGGGCAAGAGTTTCCGCGCCGGCAAGCTGGATAACGCGTTGCTGGATCTTTCGTTCGGAGCCTAG
- a CDS encoding HAD family hydrolase yields the protein MVNRADFSAVIFDLDGLVLDTESTFRLAWREAARELGHEFSTSFWESLSGLPAEEVMAALIAQGGAGFDVDEFNRLSALSWRRHVAAHGIEVKHGFHSLLEWLVKEGLPYCLATNSHGANAWECLERAGLEQVFPVVISRDQVAQGKPAPDLFLQASRRLGVPAGRCLVLEDSAVGILAASRAGALSALIPSASPANHPAAALCTLQAGDLAQLQKMLAGE from the coding sequence ATGGTTAACCGGGCCGATTTTTCCGCGGTGATTTTCGATCTGGACGGTCTCGTGCTCGATACCGAAAGCACCTTCCGGCTGGCTTGGCGCGAGGCAGCCCGGGAGCTGGGGCATGAGTTTTCAACGTCGTTCTGGGAAAGTCTGTCGGGCCTGCCGGCGGAAGAAGTCATGGCCGCCTTAATAGCCCAGGGCGGCGCCGGTTTCGACGTCGACGAGTTCAATCGATTGAGCGCTTTGAGCTGGCGGCGGCACGTCGCCGCTCACGGCATCGAGGTCAAACACGGCTTTCACTCGTTGCTTGAATGGCTGGTTAAGGAAGGCCTTCCTTATTGCCTGGCGACCAACAGTCATGGCGCGAACGCTTGGGAATGCCTGGAGCGGGCCGGCCTGGAACAAGTTTTTCCGGTCGTGATCAGCCGCGATCAGGTGGCGCAGGGCAAACCCGCTCCGGATCTTTTTTTGCAGGCGTCCAGACGGCTGGGCGTGCCGGCCGGTCGATGCCTGGTGCTGGAGGATTCTGCCGTCGGCATTTTGGCTGCGTCGAGGGCGGGCGCTTTGTCGGCGTTGATTCCGTCGGCATCGCCTGCAAATCATCCGGCCGCCGCTCTTTGCACTCTGCAAGCCGGCGACCTTGCGCAATTGCAGAAAATGCTTGCGGGCGAATGA
- a CDS encoding BRCT domain-containing protein — protein MLTAEQRAVLERSGLTPSRLSIAQIEQTAAQADTAQLTDEQLVEFLQICNALYRGGAPLISDYDYDFVFLQELRRRHPNHPYLETVEPEKAFAGKTVTLPEYMLSTEKTYSRDGIEKWLSRLEKAAEQCQVDFASLRFKATPKLDGFAAYDDGHVLYTRGDGRKGTDISRVFERGLIVAGNGKRGQGAGEIVVSRSYFDSHLAVYFENPRNFQASIIKEKDLEEHALAAIRNRAAVFYPFAVLPGWEGTAEKLREDFEAIVQEVPKMVDYDVDGLILEALDPVLKSFLGATRHHHRWQIAYKSNIETALVKVRRVTPQTSRSGRVNPVAELEPTRLSGALISRATAHHYGMVREMGIGEGTVIELTRSGMVIPKIERVVAPSLPQIPERCPRCGSELIWDGDYLFCPNTTKCPAQIENSIEHFFRTLANVDGFGLKTIEKLHAHGVNSVFAVYQLDLPQLQAMGFGEKTSQNLLSELQRSRNVAIEDWRFLGAFGIHRMGLGNCERLLQHYRLTGIFDLSRDDIVSIEGFAEKTAEAVVTSLTTIRQDFMQLYQLGFNLTSTPLLSEQRQNSSPIAGKVLVFTGTMLKGTRDDMIRDAKRLGAKVAGSVTGKTDFLVTGSEAGAAKINAAREKGVPILSEEEYLALIGADG, from the coding sequence ATGCTGACTGCCGAGCAACGAGCGGTTCTCGAACGAAGCGGGCTGACGCCTTCACGCCTGTCGATCGCGCAGATCGAGCAAACGGCCGCACAGGCCGACACTGCCCAATTGACCGACGAACAACTGGTCGAGTTTTTACAAATCTGCAATGCCCTGTACCGCGGCGGCGCGCCGCTGATCTCCGACTACGATTACGATTTCGTTTTCTTGCAGGAGCTTCGGCGGAGGCATCCTAATCATCCCTATCTGGAAACGGTCGAACCGGAAAAAGCCTTCGCCGGCAAGACGGTGACCCTGCCGGAATACATGCTGTCGACCGAAAAAACCTATTCCCGGGACGGCATCGAAAAGTGGCTGAGCCGTCTGGAAAAAGCGGCCGAGCAATGCCAGGTCGATTTCGCTTCGCTGCGCTTCAAGGCGACGCCCAAGCTGGACGGCTTTGCCGCCTACGACGACGGCCACGTGCTGTACACGCGCGGCGACGGACGCAAAGGCACCGACATCAGCCGCGTCTTCGAGCGCGGGCTGATCGTCGCCGGCAACGGAAAAAGAGGGCAGGGCGCCGGCGAGATCGTCGTCAGCCGCAGCTATTTCGACAGCCATCTGGCGGTTTATTTCGAAAATCCCCGGAATTTTCAGGCCAGCATCATCAAGGAAAAAGACCTGGAAGAACACGCGTTGGCGGCGATCCGGAACCGGGCGGCGGTCTTTTATCCGTTTGCGGTCCTGCCCGGATGGGAAGGGACCGCCGAAAAGCTGCGCGAAGACTTCGAGGCGATCGTGCAGGAGGTGCCAAAGATGGTCGACTACGACGTCGACGGCCTCATCCTCGAAGCGCTCGATCCGGTGCTCAAAAGTTTCCTCGGCGCTACCCGTCATCACCATCGCTGGCAGATAGCCTACAAAAGCAACATCGAAACGGCTCTGGTCAAGGTCAGGCGGGTTACTCCGCAGACTTCGCGTTCCGGTCGGGTCAATCCGGTCGCGGAACTGGAGCCGACCCGGCTCAGCGGCGCGCTGATTTCGAGAGCGACGGCGCACCATTACGGCATGGTCCGGGAAATGGGCATCGGCGAAGGCACGGTTATCGAATTGACCCGCTCCGGCATGGTCATACCGAAAATCGAACGGGTCGTCGCGCCCAGTTTGCCGCAAATTCCGGAGCGCTGCCCCCGCTGCGGCAGCGAACTGATCTGGGACGGCGATTATCTATTCTGCCCGAACACGACGAAATGCCCGGCGCAGATCGAAAACAGCATCGAACATTTTTTCAGGACGCTGGCGAACGTCGACGGTTTCGGATTGAAGACCATCGAAAAGCTGCACGCCCACGGCGTCAATTCGGTATTTGCCGTCTATCAACTCGACTTGCCGCAATTGCAGGCGATGGGTTTCGGCGAAAAAACCTCGCAGAATCTGCTGAGCGAACTTCAACGCAGCCGCAACGTGGCCATCGAAGACTGGCGTTTTCTCGGCGCTTTCGGCATTCACCGGATGGGCCTGGGCAATTGCGAACGGCTGCTGCAGCATTACCGCCTGACCGGTATTTTCGATTTGAGCCGGGACGACATCGTCAGTATCGAAGGCTTTGCCGAGAAAACGGCGGAAGCGGTCGTTACCAGCCTGACCACCATCCGGCAGGATTTCATGCAGCTTTATCAGTTGGGGTTCAATCTGACATCCACGCCCCTCTTGTCGGAACAACGCCAAAACAGCAGCCCCATTGCCGGAAAGGTTCTCGTGTTTACCGGCACCATGCTGAAAGGCACTCGCGACGACATGATTCGCGATGCCAAGCGGCTGGGGGCCAAGGTGGCCGGCTCGGTTACCGGCAAGACCGATTTTCTGGTGACGGGATCCGAGGCCGGCGCGGCAAAAATCAATGCGGCCAGAGAAAAAGGCGTGCCCATCCTGAGCGAGGAGGAATATTTGGCGCTCATCGGTGCCGACGGATGA
- a CDS encoding ATP-grasp domain-containing protein, whose product MKILVFEYITGGGFNRQELPASLAREGRWMLKALLDGLAAMKGLDVTVMLDRRLADSIPLHGFTPVVVDREDDCHDCFDRLIKRFDAVWPVAPEYGGVLSALCRSVERKEVTLLTSPSSAVSVAGDKLSTYRRLLEHRIATVPTRLLEERAFSFYQGENIVKPVDGIGCADSYVIIDKEDRESLSSKIQGKGRYIVQPHVAGDKTSLSCLFRNGEGWLLCANRQKFELIGQQYHLAEIAVNDGRDLTPFRPLVADVARAFPELWGYAGIDLIETPETVLVLEINPRLTTSFAGIGRALGINAASLVLRLLDGDPLIRPSRSESVSLILHRDTHEFV is encoded by the coding sequence ATGAAAATACTGGTATTCGAGTATATCACCGGCGGCGGTTTCAACCGTCAGGAATTGCCTGCTTCCCTGGCCCGGGAAGGCCGGTGGATGCTTAAGGCCTTGCTCGACGGCCTGGCGGCGATGAAAGGCCTCGACGTCACGGTGATGCTTGATCGGCGTCTGGCCGATTCCATACCCTTGCACGGTTTTACTCCGGTTGTCGTGGACCGGGAAGACGATTGTCATGACTGTTTTGACCGGCTTATCAAACGGTTCGATGCGGTATGGCCGGTAGCGCCGGAATACGGCGGCGTGCTGTCGGCTCTGTGCCGATCGGTCGAACGGAAAGAAGTGACATTGCTGACGTCGCCTTCGTCGGCCGTTTCGGTTGCCGGCGACAAGCTGTCGACCTACCGCCGGCTCCTGGAACATCGAATTGCCACGGTGCCGACCCGGTTGCTGGAAGAGCGGGCTTTCAGTTTTTATCAGGGAGAAAACATCGTCAAGCCGGTGGACGGGATCGGCTGTGCCGACAGTTACGTGATTATCGATAAAGAAGATCGGGAGTCCTTATCGTCAAAGATACAGGGAAAAGGCCGCTACATTGTGCAGCCTCATGTTGCGGGCGACAAAACCAGCTTGTCCTGCTTGTTCCGGAACGGCGAGGGCTGGCTGCTCTGCGCCAACCGGCAAAAATTCGAGCTGATCGGGCAGCAGTATCATTTGGCCGAAATCGCCGTCAATGACGGGCGGGACTTGACGCCGTTCCGGCCTCTGGTGGCCGACGTGGCCCGAGCCTTTCCCGAATTATGGGGATATGCCGGCATCGATCTGATCGAAACGCCGGAGACCGTTCTGGTGCTGGAAATCAATCCGCGCCTGACTACCTCGTTTGCCGGAATAGGCCGAGCCCTGGGCATTAATGCGGCCTCGCTGGTGTTGCGGCTACTCGACGGAGACCCGCTGATTCGGCCGAGCCGTTCCGAGTCGGTATCCCTTATTTTGCATCGGGACACTCATGAATTCGTATAA